DNA from Spirochaetota bacterium:
GCGCTCCTCGTGCGAAACGCCGTCGCGCGGCGCCGCACCCTTCCGTTTCATGCGGACACGGACGCGTTGCGCCTCATCAACGCCGAGGGGGATTCGCTTCCCGGCCTGGTGCTGGACGATTACGCGGGACACATGGTCGTCCAGTTCATGACGCTCGGGATGGACCGCCTTCGGGACGATATCCTCTCGATAATCGGCGCGCAGTTGCAGCCGTCGAGCATTTATGAAAGAAGCGATCACGCCGGGCGCGGGCTCGAGGGGCTTTCCGAGCGCACCGGGCAGGTATCGGGGACCACACCCGACGACATCGTCATCACGGAACGCGGAATGAAATTCCACGTCGACGTGAAGCGGGGACAGAAAACGGGCTTTTTCCTGGACCAGCGCGACAACAGGGCGCTGGTACGCTCGCTCGCGCGGGGAAGAAGGGTCCTCAACCTGTTTGCCTATACCGGGGGATTCGCGGTGGCCGCGCTCGCGGGCGGCGCCTCTCAGGTCATTTCCCTGGACTCGTCCGCCGACGCTCTCCGTATGCTCGCGCGAAATATCGAAGACAACGGCTTTCCGGCACAGGAGGCGATAGCGGCCGATGCGTTCCTGTTCCTTCGCGAGCGCAGCATCGAAAGCAATTTAATCATTATCGACCCCCCCTCCTTTACTAAATCGCGGAATGCGGTCGACAGCGCGTGCCGCGGCTACAAGGAGCTCAACCTCCAGGCGATACGAAAATGCCCCTCCGGCGCGCTCTTGCTGACGTGCTCCTGTTCGCGGTACGTGGGCATGGACCTTTTTCAAAAAATCGTGTTCGGGGCGGCGGCGGACGCCGGGCGCAACGCAGTGATGCTTTCGGCGCTTCACCACCCGGCCGATCACCCCGTGAGCCTGTTTCACCCGGAAGGGCACTACCTGAAATCGCTCCTTATCCATGTCGATTAACGACACCGGAATATTTCTTGACCTCATCGCGGATCGATTGTTGATTATTTTCAGGGGACCCAATGCATCTTATTCTCGCTATAGACGACGAAAAAACCACCCTGAGGCTTCTCGACGAGCAGCTTAAAAATCTCGGGTACCAGGTCATAACCGCCCAGAGCGCGCAGGAGGGTATCGGGCTCGCCAGAACCGGGAATCCCGATCTCATCCTCCTCGACGTCATGATGCCGCGCATGACCGGCTTCGAGGCCCTGCGCGTGCTGAAAAAGGACGAACAGCTGAAGCCTATTCCCGTCATCATTCTCACCGCGAAATCGAAGCATGACGATGTCGTGACCGCAATGGGCCTGGGCGCCATCGATTACATGGTAAAGCCGCATGAAATACACGCGCTCAATCAAAAAATTGAATCGGCGCTGCAGATCGGCAAGATTCACAAGCTGAAAGAGCTCGCGGAACGCACGGAGTACATCCAGGTCGCGCGCGGCGGGAAGACGACGATGATCACGTTCCTGAAGGGAATCCGCGATAGGGCCGTGCTCCAGGAGGCGCGGAAAATCTTTACGCCTTTTTTCGTCAAGCTTGTGAAAAGCGACGATATCGTATTCGATCTTCGCCGGCTTGACGACATGTCGGAAGAAGACGTCAAGGCGATCTCGGTAATCCTTACGATCTTCGCGGGGAGCGAGGTACACCTGGTGGCCGGGCGCCACTACGGGTCCCTCGTCGGAGGCGCCGATTTCGGCGACACCATCAGGCTGCACATTTCAATGGGCGACCTTGATATCTACCTCGCCCAGAAACAGAAAATGTAGCCCCTAGTTGACCCGATAGTGCCTCCTTAGACGGGCGAATTCCGTTTCCACCTGGTTAGCCATTCCCGTGTAATCCGCCGTTTCGCGCGCTGCGCTGGCGCTCTCGATTTCGCCCGCTATCTCGGCAAGCCGGTGCAGCCTGAAGTTGGCGCTGGCGCCCTTGAGGCGATGGGCGAGAAAACGCATTTCGGCGAATTCGTTTTCCAGGGCGAGCCTTCTAAGAGGCGGTACGTAATCCTCCCAGGAGCCCAGGAACTCTTCCACAAGCTCCAGGAGCGATTCCTCGTCGATCCCCAGGTCGGCGGCGGTCCTCGCCGTTTCCCCCGTATCGTCCCCGCCCCCCATCCGATCCGCCGCTCCGGGAAGAGCCGTTTTTAATACATCGAGAATCGAGGCCAGGCTCACCGGTTTCGAAAGATATCCGTCCATCCCCGCAGCGATCAGGGATTCCTCGTCGCCCTTCAACGCACGGGCGGTAAGGGCGATTATCCTGGTTCGGGGAAGCGCATTCTCCTTTTCCATATGTCGTATTCGTCTCGTGGCCTCCACACCGTCGCATACCGGCATATTGACGTCCATCAGCACCGCATCGTACGTTCCCTTTGTCCAGAGTTCAACTGCTTCCTCCCCGTTTTCAGCCAACGTGACGGTACTGCCAAGCTTTTCGAGCATACGGCGCATGAGGAGCTGGTTCGCCGGGGTGTCCTCCGCGAGGAGAATGCGCGCGTTTATTTTCGAGGGGTTCTTCAGGCCGGTTCCCGCAACTTCATTTTCCGCGGGACCCAGTCGCAGTATGCGCAGGGCCTCCTCGATTTTTGTCGCGGTAACCGGGTAGGGAATGAATACATCCGCATCGACCTCCTCGGCTTCCGCGCGCTCGGGCTCCTCCCCCGTCAGCACGAGCGGGAAATCCAACGACCCCAGCTTTCGCCTCGATTCACGGTCCAAGGCCATGATGGATGCGACTGCCAGATCGCATCGCCCCATCGCTTCAAGCTCATGGAACGAGCTCACCACGGCGGCAGGTATTTCCATTGCGCGCAGGTACCGCTCGAAAATCTGTTCGCGCGCCTGGTCTCTCCCGGGCGGCGAATAAATAGCCGCGCGAATTTCAGATGTATCCGGCTTCGAATTTCTTTTTCGAGTTTCCCCGATGGGAAGTTCAAGCATAAAACTGAAACAACTGCCCTTCCCGACAGCGCTCTCCAGGTCAAGCTTCCCTCCCATCATCTTCACGAGGTTGGAGCTTATCGCCAGCCCAAGCCCCGTCCCGCCGTATTCGCGCGCGATCGACGAATCCGCCTGTGTAAACGATTCGAAGATCATTTCCTGCTTATCTTGGGGTATCCCGATACCGGAGTCCTTTACTGAAAAACGGACCCGGCAGCTGCCTGCCGAGCCCTCGCCGCCCACGATCTCGACGAAGATCGTCCCTCCCGCGGGGGTGAACTTCACCGAGTTCCCGATCAGATTATTAAGCACCTGTTTGATGCGCAGTTCGTCCCCGATGAGAAACGGCAGCCGGGGGTCGATAAACGCGTGCAGGTCGACACGCTTCCCCCGCGCACGCGCCGAGAGCAGCTCCACGGAGGATTCGAACGCGATCATCGGGTTGAATTCGTGCGGGGAAATCTCAATTTTACGCTCTTCGATTTTCGAGAAATCGAGAATGTCATTGATGATATCGAGAAGGGTCTGCGCACTGTGCCGGCTGATGCGAATGTACTCGGTTTGCGACCTGTCGAGCCTGGAATCCTCAAGGAGGTCTAGAAATCCGATAATACTGGTTATGGGCGTTCTTATCTCGTGGCTGATATTCGCAAGGAATTCGCTTTTTGCGCGATTTGCCGCGTCCGCTTCGTCCCGCGATCGCCTGAGCGCCTCCTCGGCCTGAACGCGATCCGTAATATCCTTAAACGCCACCACCGCGCCCACCACCGTTCCCTTTTCGTTGATCGGGGAGACTACGCATTCGGCGGGAAAGATCGTCCCGTCAAGACGCTTGAGCACGAACTGCGCGCTGTTTAGCCCGCCGGACGGATCGCGTCCATATCCGGGAGCGGGAATCCCGGGGAAAGCCTCATCCGCCGGGGGGAGGAGCTGAAGTATATTTCGGTGATTCTGGCCTATCATTTCCTCCACCTTGAACCCCAGCATCCGCGCCGCGGCCGGGTTGGCGAACGTGATCATTCCGTGCGTATTGATTCCATAGATTCCCTCCCCCGCGGACTCGAGGATGAGCTCGTTCTGCCGGTTGATCTTCACAAGCATGCTCTCGATATGCATCCGCTCGGTCACGTCGCGCATATTGAGCACGATACCGCCCACCGAGCGTTCATGAATCAGGTTGGTCCCCATGGCCTCGATGAACACCCAGAATTCATCCTTGTGCCTTATTCTGAACCGGAACTCGAACGCCTGATCGCTTGAATCGATCGCCGCTTTTAATCGTGCCGATATCCTCGCCTCATCCTCATGGAACACGTAATCGAGAAAATTCCGCCCCTCCAGTTCCGCGGGACGGTAACCCAGCACCTGCATTACCGAATCGCTGATGAATCCAATCGTACCGTCCTCCCTGATGATGCCGATAATGTCTGTGGAATTTTTAATCATGGACTGGTAACGTCGCGCATTGCGCGCGACCTCGTCGATCGCATTTTTCCTTTCAGTGATGTCCCCGACTACCAGGTAAACGTATTCCACCCGTCCCTTGTGGGATACCGGGTACAGATGGTACTCGAACCAGAATTCACTGTCCAACCCCGCGGTCACGCTGAACATCAGATGCCGGTCTTTCCTGCCGAACAGGATGTCGTTGAATACAGCCGTGAATTCCTCGATATCCTCCCGCGCAAGATACTCGAGTACGGAATTGCCCTTCCGTATGGATACTCCGTGCACGGAGGACACCCACAGCAATGCGGCTTCATTGGATTCGACGATACGGTAGCGCCGGTCGACAAGGATGATCGGCTGATAATTTTTTTCGAAAAGCGAACGCAGACGGGAGTTCATGTGTTTCGCATCCGGTTCCTGGCTACTCGTTTATCCACTTTATCTGGATTCAGGCTAATTACAAGATAGGCGCTTTTAAAATATTTTCACACGCCCCGGGAAAAAAACCTGAAATAGTAAAAAATTCATGACATAATTTTTATATACTGCTTTCCTGTCCGCGCTTATCGATAGCAGCTACATTCAGGAGGCATAGTCAGAAATCATGAAGATCGAGGAATGCAGGCAATGCGAGTTTTACTTCGATGAAAATATCGGCCAGATCATTTGTAGTTTTTTCAGGGTAAAAGACTACAGGATCACATGCGCGAACACGCTTGATGAAAGGATAGTACTGGATTGCCCAAGGAAAGACGCCACGAATAGAATCTCAAAAAAAGCCGGCTGATCGGACGCCGGATCTCCCCTCGTACAATAAGTCGATCCATCCTCTTTAATATGGTGCGGCACCCGGGATTGTAGCCCGCGGCCGCGGCTGTATAATTTTCGCCTCCACAAAAAAGAGAGGCTCGCTTTCGCGAGCCTCTCCATGCATCCCCGAGGGGATTCGAACCCCTGTTGCCGGGATGAAAACCCGGTGTCCTAGACCCCTAGACGACGGGGACATGCGATACGGCAGTCACTATAGAAACGGTCAATGAATGGTCAATCTTTTTTTTGACCGGCTCGTTTGAGTCGCCGGAGAATTGAACTCCGGACCCACTGCTTAAAAGGCAGTTGCTCTACCGACTGAGCTAGCGACTCGCGAGAAACTTAATGAAACAAATAAATAAGCGCATTGAACCTGTCAAATCAAAATTATTTTTGGACGGAATCGACCGGCTACAGCATCGCGAAGGTATTCTTCCTGTCCGGACCCACGGAAACGATTGAAATGGGAAGATCGAGCGCGTTTGTAATAAACCTGATATATTCTTTCGCGCGCGAGGGGAGCTCTTCGTAGCTCAGGCATTTTGAAATATCCTCGTCCCAACCGTCCAGCTCTTCGTAGACCGGCAAAATGCGATCCAGGCTCGATGTGGGACAGTACTCCAGCCGCCTGCCGTTCATCTCGTAGCCCACGGAAATGCGAATTTTCTTCATGCCGCTCAGCACATCCAGCTTAGTGAGCGCGATGCTCGTGAGGCCGTTCGTCCGCTTCGCGAAATTCAGCAGCTCGCAATCGAACCACCCGCACCGCCTGGGCCGACCGGTGGTGGAGCCGAATTCCCCACCCTTCTCCCTGAGCAGGATTCCCATCTCTCCCTTGTCCTCGGTGGGAAACGGACCCTCACCCACCCTGGTCACATAGGCCTTCGTAATGCCGATCACTTCCTTGATCGCGAAAGGGGGAAGTCCCGTACCGGTGAGGGCGCCGCCTATGGTCGTGTTCGACGAGGTCACGAAAGGAAATGTGCCGTGATCGATATCGAGCGCGTTCCCCTGCGCGCCCTCGAGAAGGATCTTCCTGTTCTCGCGCAGCGCCTGGTACAGAAAGTTCTGGGTGTTCACGATCATGTCGCCGATGCGCTCCCTGAATGAACGCAACAGGTCCATCACATCCGCCGCCTTGAATGGCTCCAAACCGTATATTTTTTCAAGATGAACGTTCTTTATCCTGAGAGCCTGGTTCACCCGTTCTACGAGGTATGCGTCGTCCAGGATATCGCCCACGCGTATGCCGATACGCAGGGCCTTGTCGGCGTAGCTCGGGCCGATGCCCCGGCGCGTGGTTCCTATCTTGTTGGAGCTCGATTCTTCCATGGCCGCGTCGAGCGCCTTGTGGTAGGGCAGGATCAGGTGCGCGGCGTCCGATATAAACAGCCTTCCCGAAACGGTTATGCCGTCCCTGGCGAGCATATCGATCTCCGTAAGGAGCTGTTCGGGATCGAGCACTACCCCGTTGGAAATCACGCAGGTCTTGTCTTTATGAAGTATGCCGGAGGGAATCAGATGAAATATGTATTTTTTATCATTGATAACGACGGTATGGCCCGCGTTCGCGCCACCCTGATAGCGTACGATGATGTCGGAGGCGGCCGAGTAATAATCGATCATCTTGGCCTTTCCCTCGTCGCCCCACTGCGTTCCCAGAACCGCGATACAACTCATCCCTTAGCCGCCTTTCTCCGTGGTAATGCGCATTGGTGCCAGCCTAGAAAAATTTACTAAAATAACAAGCTTTTTTCATCCGGGCGCCGGATCGACCAACGCGCCTGACAACAAAAAATCCACGGTCGCCCGTGGATTTTGCCGTTCATCGCGCGTCCCTTTTCAGCGCCGCACTCCCTCGATCTCATACTTCTGCTTGAAAACCGGGTTACCCTCACTATTGAAAATGATCACCGTAAGAAAATTGAAAAATTTGAAGTCCTTCCGGTAGCGGCTCAAATGATACGTCCTTACGACCAGCTTATCATTGACCTTCAGGGTATACGGTTTCCCGGTGGACGGGTCAATCCCTTCCCGGGGATTCTTTGGATACGCTATGAGCGATTTGCTCCCGCTCTTCTCCGGGACATCGTATTCGAAATTCGCCATGTTTTCCGGGTAGGGCACGAACGAACGCATTTTCTCCTTTTCCGGAATAGGCCTTTCAAAGCTCGATTTTGTCTTCTCCACCTTTTCTGTGGTCGCGACCGCAAAAATGTATAAATCCTGAGGCTTGTCGGTCAGGTTTTGGATTATTAATTCCACCTCGAGCACGTCGCCCGCGCCCCCGGAATCGATTCGCCGATTGAAATAATTTTCGGTTATCTTGAAATCGGAACTGAACCGGGACTGGATAGGGATTCTCGATTCCGATTTTCCCTTGTCGTCCTTGCCCACTGCGTCCTGTGCCCTCAGGGGGGTCAGCGTGATGACCGTAACTAACGTAATGATTGCTGCGCACAACTGTCGTACCATGGCTCACTCCGGAGTGTAGAGATGTCTACATCCTTTTATCGGAACCGGAAAGCCCAAATTTTAGACAATTTGCCTGTTCCCTAGAGGCCCAGTCCCCGGGCCACGATCATTTTCATCACCTCGGAGGTGCCCGCGTAGATCGTCTGCACCCTCGCATCAACGTAAAACCGGGACACGGGATATTCGGTGCAATAGCCGTATCCCCCGAACAGCTGAAGGCACCGGTCGGCGACCCGCTTGGCCATCTCGGTGACCCAGAATTTCGCCATGCAGGTCTCGTTTACGACCGATTTTCCGGCCATATGCGCCTTGATGAGATCGTCGACGAAGCTGCGGCCTACCGCGATTTCCGTGGCCATCTCGGCGAGCTCGAACTGCGTATTCTGGAACTTCGACAGCGGCTTGCCAAACACCTTGCGGTCCCTTGTGTACTCGACTGTAATCTCGAAGCATTTTTCCGCGGCGGCCTGTGAACCTATCGCGCACAGGAGCCTTTCCGGCTGCAGCTTCTGCATGAGGTAGATGAATCCCAGGCCTTCCTGCCCCAGGAGGTTGCCCTCGGGAATTTCGCAATCGTCGAAAAAGAGCTCGGCGGTATCCTGCGCCTTCAGGCCTATCTTTTTAATCGGTTCCCCGCGCGAAAATCCGGGCGCGCCCCGTTCGACCACGAAAAGGCTCACCGACTGATGCACCGGTGTATCGGAACCCCCCGTTTTTGCCGCCACCACCACGAGGTCGGCCAGAATGCCGTTCGAGATGAAGGTCTTCTGGCCGTTCATCACCCACGTGTTTCCCTTTTTCACCGCGCTGGTCTTGATCGCGGCCAGGTCCGATCCCGCCTCGGGCTCCGTCATCGCGACCGCGGTAATGCAATCGCCGCTGATACACCCGGGGAGCCATTTCTGCTTCTGTTCTTCCGTCCCAAACGCTTCGATGTACGGAACAACGATGTCGTTATGCAGCGGCACGAAGACGCTCCCGGCCCCGAACCGGGCGAGCTCCTCCGCGATGATCACGGAGTAAAGATAATCGGCGCCCGCCCCCCCGTACTTTTCCGCCGCCCATGGAACGAGAAACCCGTTTTCCCCGAATTTCTTCCATACCTCGCGGGGAACGATGCCGTTTTTTTCCCAGACCTCGTACTGGTCCGCGATGACCGCGGTGAGAAATTTTCTGAACGCCTCGATAAAAATGCTGTGCTCCTGGGAGAATGGCAGGCTCCGTTCCATGGGGCTCCTCCAAATAATGTAATATGGTAATATATAATACAATATTACATTATTTCGGCAAGCACAAAATCCCCGGCGTGCTCGCGCCCGTCCAGGGTTACCGTTTTTATTGCTTCGCCTCAGTATCGGGGGTCCGATATCGCATCAGGGCAGGATCCGCATTCATGCGGGCAAGGGGGCGGGGACGGATGGAGAACGCGTGAGCGGCAAGGAAGGGTGTGAATCCCGAAACTATTTATCGCGCCCGCTGATACGGGGAAGCCCGTAATTTCAAACGCAGACTGTACAGGTTACAACGCGCTCGCTCAGCCCGCACCCGCGAGCAGCGCGAGGATGCGCGCGTGAATGATGCCGTTGCTCACGAGTATTTCGGGACTCACAGGGTCGAAGGGCTTTCCCCCGGTCGTCGTGACGACACCGCCCGCCTCCGCGACGATGAGGCTTCCCGCGGCAGTGTCCCAGGGATTCAGCTTGAATTCCCAGTACCCGTCCAGCCTTCCCGCGGCGACGTAGCACAGGTCCAGCGCGGCCGAACCGAACCGGCGGATGCATTGAATCTGGGGGAGCACCCTCACGAATTGCGGCAGATTGTTGTCGTCCGAGGTGCCCTTGTCGTAGGGGAATCCGGTCGCCAGGAGCGCATGCTGCAGGTCATCCGTTTTGGACACCCTCAGGGGCGCGCCGTTGAGAAACGCACCCGAGCCCCGCGCGGCAGTGAAAAGCTCTTCATGAAAGGGATCGTACACTACGCCGGCAACCACCGTTTTAAGCGGCCTTGAATACACGCCTATGGACACGCAGAACATGGGCACGCCGTGGGCGAAGTTGGTAGTGCCGTCCAGGGGATCCACGTACCACAGGTATTCCCCGTCGCGGTCGATGCTTCCCCCCTCCTCGGCCACGATAGCATGGTCCGGGTACTGCGCGCGAATCCTGCCGCACAGGAACTCCTCGGATTCCCTGTCGATATTCGTTACCGGGTTGGAAGGGCCTTTGTAGGTGACTACGGTGTCGAAGGAGCGAAACCCCTTGAGGAGAATCGATCCCGCGGCGAGGGCTATCTCCCTCGAGAACTCAAGCAGGCCGGGGTGCGCCATTATAGCAGGGCGCCCGCACCGAGCATGAGACTGATCTCGTTATTGGTGCCCCGGCCCGTATTCATTTCATAGCCTATCTTCTGGTATACGAAGGCGTTCTTTGTCACGATCTCATCGACACGGAAAAACAGGCTGTGCGAATTTGTATAGTATCCCGAAAAGGGACGCCCCTTGGCCCAGTTTTTCGCGTCGATGCCGAACATCCCCTGCCCATTCGCCACATCGTAGGGCTCGTCGTTGTTGAGGTTGCGAAGGTAGATACGCTCCAGAAATTCCACGGTGAACACCAGGGATTTATCCTTGGTCACATCGTTGTATTTATTGAACGCGACCCCCACCGCCACCTCGTACAATCCCCAGTAGTTCGAGAGACGATTGGCGTTGTCGAAATAATAAAAATCGTACCCCGTCACCCGCGAGTAATACGATACCGTGCGGTCGAACGTGTAGTTGTAGCTGAACTCGTAAAAGCCCGAATCAAGAGTCTTGCCCTTTGAGTTCTTGGTGTCCTGCGGCATGAATCTGGGGTAAATCGCGACTTTCAGCGTGGACTTTTCTTCCCTTTTCCCGAACACGATCCCGATCTTGAAATCATTTTCCACGTATTTCTTTTTCGCGGGGCCCGCGGAATTCACGAAGGCGAAATTATCGCCGTAATGGGTGCCCCTCATGCCGGCACCGATGGCATACTTGTCCAGGAAATAGGCGGCCTGGAGCGTTTCGGTATAATTGACCAGGTTGGGTGATGCGGCACCCAAATGCGGATTCCCGGTCTTGAACTCGATCTCCCAGTCCTTGGTCGGAG
Protein-coding regions in this window:
- a CDS encoding class I SAM-dependent rRNA methyltransferase → MNAIVLKKGKEKPVRNRHPWIFSGAISRLEGKISDGEIIAVLDAQSALLGYGYYNSKSQICVRMLSFGSREIDRDFLALLVRNAVARRRTLPFHADTDALRLINAEGDSLPGLVLDDYAGHMVVQFMTLGMDRLRDDILSIIGAQLQPSSIYERSDHAGRGLEGLSERTGQVSGTTPDDIVITERGMKFHVDVKRGQKTGFFLDQRDNRALVRSLARGRRVLNLFAYTGGFAVAALAGGASQVISLDSSADALRMLARNIEDNGFPAQEAIAADAFLFLRERSIESNLIIIDPPSFTKSRNAVDSACRGYKELNLQAIRKCPSGALLLTCSCSRYVGMDLFQKIVFGAAADAGRNAVMLSALHHPADHPVSLFHPEGHYLKSLLIHVD
- a CDS encoding response regulator, whose protein sequence is MHLILAIDDEKTTLRLLDEQLKNLGYQVITAQSAQEGIGLARTGNPDLILLDVMMPRMTGFEALRVLKKDEQLKPIPVIILTAKSKHDDVVTAMGLGAIDYMVKPHEIHALNQKIESALQIGKIHKLKELAERTEYIQVARGGKTTMITFLKGIRDRAVLQEARKIFTPFFVKLVKSDDIVFDLRRLDDMSEEDVKAISVILTIFAGSEVHLVAGRHYGSLVGGADFGDTIRLHISMGDLDIYLAQKQKM
- a CDS encoding PAS domain S-box protein encodes the protein MNSRLRSLFEKNYQPIILVDRRYRIVESNEAALLWVSSVHGVSIRKGNSVLEYLAREDIEEFTAVFNDILFGRKDRHLMFSVTAGLDSEFWFEYHLYPVSHKGRVEYVYLVVGDITERKNAIDEVARNARRYQSMIKNSTDIIGIIREDGTIGFISDSVMQVLGYRPAELEGRNFLDYVFHEDEARISARLKAAIDSSDQAFEFRFRIRHKDEFWVFIEAMGTNLIHERSVGGIVLNMRDVTERMHIESMLVKINRQNELILESAGEGIYGINTHGMITFANPAAARMLGFKVEEMIGQNHRNILQLLPPADEAFPGIPAPGYGRDPSGGLNSAQFVLKRLDGTIFPAECVVSPINEKGTVVGAVVAFKDITDRVQAEEALRRSRDEADAANRAKSEFLANISHEIRTPITSIIGFLDLLEDSRLDRSQTEYIRISRHSAQTLLDIINDILDFSKIEERKIEISPHEFNPMIAFESSVELLSARARGKRVDLHAFIDPRLPFLIGDELRIKQVLNNLIGNSVKFTPAGGTIFVEIVGGEGSAGSCRVRFSVKDSGIGIPQDKQEMIFESFTQADSSIAREYGGTGLGLAISSNLVKMMGGKLDLESAVGKGSCFSFMLELPIGETRKRNSKPDTSEIRAAIYSPPGRDQAREQIFERYLRAMEIPAAVVSSFHELEAMGRCDLAVASIMALDRESRRKLGSLDFPLVLTGEEPERAEAEEVDADVFIPYPVTATKIEEALRILRLGPAENEVAGTGLKNPSKINARILLAEDTPANQLLMRRMLEKLGSTVTLAENGEEAVELWTKGTYDAVLMDVNMPVCDGVEATRRIRHMEKENALPRTRIIALTARALKGDEESLIAAGMDGYLSKPVSLASILDVLKTALPGAADRMGGGDDTGETARTAADLGIDEESLLELVEEFLGSWEDYVPPLRRLALENEFAEMRFLAHRLKGASANFRLHRLAEIAGEIESASAARETADYTGMANQVETEFARLRRHYRVN
- a CDS encoding adenylosuccinate synthase, which produces MSCIAVLGTQWGDEGKAKMIDYYSAASDIIVRYQGGANAGHTVVINDKKYIFHLIPSGILHKDKTCVISNGVVLDPEQLLTEIDMLARDGITVSGRLFISDAAHLILPYHKALDAAMEESSSNKIGTTRRGIGPSYADKALRIGIRVGDILDDAYLVERVNQALRIKNVHLEKIYGLEPFKAADVMDLLRSFRERIGDMIVNTQNFLYQALRENRKILLEGAQGNALDIDHGTFPFVTSSNTTIGGALTGTGLPPFAIKEVIGITKAYVTRVGEGPFPTEDKGEMGILLREKGGEFGSTTGRPRRCGWFDCELLNFAKRTNGLTSIALTKLDVLSGMKKIRISVGYEMNGRRLEYCPTSSLDRILPVYEELDGWDEDISKCLSYEELPSRAKEYIRFITNALDLPISIVSVGPDRKNTFAML
- a CDS encoding acyl-CoA dehydrogenase — its product is MERSLPFSQEHSIFIEAFRKFLTAVIADQYEVWEKNGIVPREVWKKFGENGFLVPWAAEKYGGAGADYLYSVIIAEELARFGAGSVFVPLHNDIVVPYIEAFGTEEQKQKWLPGCISGDCITAVAMTEPEAGSDLAAIKTSAVKKGNTWVMNGQKTFISNGILADLVVVAAKTGGSDTPVHQSVSLFVVERGAPGFSRGEPIKKIGLKAQDTAELFFDDCEIPEGNLLGQEGLGFIYLMQKLQPERLLCAIGSQAAAEKCFEITVEYTRDRKVFGKPLSKFQNTQFELAEMATEIAVGRSFVDDLIKAHMAGKSVVNETCMAKFWVTEMAKRVADRCLQLFGGYGYCTEYPVSRFYVDARVQTIYAGTSEVMKMIVARGLGL
- a CDS encoding inositol monophosphatase; this translates as MLEFSREIALAAGSILLKGFRSFDTVVTYKGPSNPVTNIDRESEEFLCGRIRAQYPDHAIVAEEGGSIDRDGEYLWYVDPLDGTTNFAHGVPMFCVSIGVYSRPLKTVVAGVVYDPFHEELFTAARGSGAFLNGAPLRVSKTDDLQHALLATGFPYDKGTSDDNNLPQFVRVLPQIQCIRRFGSAALDLCYVAAGRLDGYWEFKLNPWDTAAGSLIVAEAGGVVTTTGGKPFDPVSPEILVSNGIIHARILALLAGAG
- a CDS encoding tetratricopeptide repeat protein yields the protein MCKKCPKGQRFYHTMNMRRGVRQALALGIIAMMTASLHAQDPTDHTKKGVQLSDKKAYDEAIKEFGKAIDIYNNSSARAYHNMGQALELKGELVKALPYYEEAIKRNPAQVPSFERLGSLYFQTGDFEKAVATGEHVLKIDPNNKEVMQWLPDAYKMKLQRQQEMLLAKQKEDEEKKRKALEQKKAEEKQYEEELDKKKLPRILYASLDFTTQIGYYYDSGKFKLKTDDGLLVDVPETLYVDFTPTKDWEIEFKTGNPHLGAASPNLVNYTETLQAAYFLDKYAIGAGMRGTHYGDNFAFVNSAGPAKKKYVENDFKIGIVFGKREEKSTLKVAIYPRFMPQDTKNSKGKTLDSGFYEFSYNYTFDRTVSYYSRVTGYDFYYFDNANRLSNYWGLYEVAVGVAFNKYNDVTKDKSLVFTVEFLERIYLRNLNNDEPYDVANGQGMFGIDAKNWAKGRPFSGYYTNSHSLFFRVDEIVTKNAFVYQKIGYEMNTGRGTNNEISLMLGAGALL